The Gambusia affinis linkage group LG09, SWU_Gaff_1.0, whole genome shotgun sequence DNA window ATACCCACGTTCcaccaatttaaaataatactgcttgttttgcttgtttACCTTGGCTTTGTTTACCTTGGCTTTGGGAAGCCAAGGTAAACAAgcaaagttgatgttttttttcatgaccaaagattttctttttatgcttcagattatttattttactgttaatgttgcttttttttattacattgtgTGATTGCATTTAAATCAAATACCTGCTAGCCATACCTCAGACTCCTTAAAACATTCCCTGTAAACACTATTTCTCAATGCACAGTGTTtcatctgtgttgtttttcatcattatcAGTTGGtgagcaaacatgttttttatcaAAAGCAGCGTGAGAAGATTTATGACATTTTGGAGTTAACACTCATTTCTCTTTTCGCCTAGAGCTTAATTGCAAGATAAGGGTTTCAATCAGATTAGcacatgttttaaacattaaactggAACAAgaccaaacaaaccagatatgATGTGACAGTCTGATGCTTTTAAATGTCTGGTTGATTAATTCCTTTAGTTTTGGTCTCACTTAGCTTTGCTGTTTCCTGCACTTGTgagcatttgtatttatttagaagaGATGGCTATAATAATGATGCTTGGAGATCTAAAGCTACATATCATGAACTTACTCAGTGCTTATTAATCAGTGTTACCCTATGCCTATTGGCAGCTCAACACCAGGAGAGGATGAAGCAAAGGGCAGAGCAGAGGGCACAAGATGCACAGAATGCTGGTCCAACGTCAATTCCCCGAGGATACTGAAGAAAATGGCCTATTGCGCATAACTGTGATGGATTCTAAGCTTCCTGTCCTAATGTATTTCTACTATttccttttgtaaataaaaagtctCCAGTTTCAGTCTGTGTCACTGTTGTCAgataagaaattaaaagttgatcagttttggtatttttttgttttgtttctcagattCTATATTTACTGTCAACATTCCCACTAGATGTTTGCAAAAACCCCAGTAGTGAACTAAAAATTGGTTTACGATGTTAATTGTTATGTATTTCTTATATTGTGTGTAAACTGTTAGACAGTTGTTTTAAGCATATGCACtgactgatggcactttttaaatttcattgttCTTGTGACagtgacaataaagatttatcttATCTTAATGTACATTAAAATAGCATGTTGTTCAAATATTGAATGCAAGAGgtgcaaatataaacaaaaagcaaaaactctaactgaaatctgtcaaaaattattttgatttgtgtAACGTAATGTCAACTGGGTTAGTCCAAAAAATGGTGTCTCATTATCATGGTATGCCCCACAAGGAACCATGTCACTGATAGTAATAACAGGCTCTCAACACCCTCACAATATTAAGAGTTGCAAAACATTCTGATGTCTTTTGTTAGACACACTTCTGAACTTCTGATTGTTTCAGTCAGTACTGTCGTGGTCATAATCTAGATGTGGGAATATCTTTTCACCATAACCTGGCCCCAACCAGTTGATCTTGCAACGTTTCTCTTCAGACAAGAgaatcaaaataatgttttcaaagttgttgagtttttttcctcaaagcATACAATTAGTTCACTCAACCACAATGTCGTGGATGTGGAataattgtgcaaaaaaatccactgattaagaaaatgtatcctgtttaaatcttgtttaaagTTAACAGTCGAAGATTTGGACAAACCAGTAAACTACAGAAAAAGTAGCACATCAAAACTGTCAAACCATCAGTGATGTTTGGAGGTGGAAGCATCATGTTCTGGGGttatttttcagtaaatggTACTGTCAGACTTCTAATAGAAGGGAGAAACgcaattaaacatttatgacaaaaatTTGTTGCCATATACAAAGTGATGAAGACAATAATCCCAAATACTCTGCAAAGGAAACAGCCAGTTAGcatcagagaaagaaaataaagctgccAGATTGATTGAGTCAGTCGACCAACTTGAATCTTCTTGAAAGTCTGTGGATAAAGGCAAAAATCGGCTTATTGGCGAGTTGTCCACAAAATGCTTAAGATTTGAATACAGCTTGTGTggaaaaaatggacaaaataacTCCTGACCATTACATCCCAAAtagtctgcttttttttaaaaacagtttacatCTTGAAACCAtcattgctaaaaaaaaaaaaagtaaaaatgatggATAATAATTGTGTTTCACTAAGGTTGTTCAATATTTCTAACATCATTCCACTGTTCCAATATATATTTTGATGTCTGCaggttacatgtttttttttttttatcatacttCTGTGGGCCCATTTGAAACacataaaaagtgttaaatacttattttccccactgtatgaatatttttcatgatGTAACGCGCCTTCCACATTGCCCTGTTTGGTTGAGGAAAACGAGtctagaaatgttttaatcCAAATACAGGATAGAGATTCCCACTAATCCTCCTGGATGCTCTATTCACAGAAGCGCACTCTACACAGAGCAGCTTAACAGTGGCTAGCCTGTAATGGATATATTGAACAATAAATCCATCCAGCCCCCCTCTAAAAGGCAACCATGTGAGGAATCAGActaatgaaagcaaaaacagtcTCCTGGTTCGACGCTCCGGTTTCACCCTTGAATATTTACATGTTAACCTTGTCCACACTAAGACCACAGAGTGTCTTGCATTGACAGCAGTCAtatgagtgatttttttttttcttccaatctgTGTATGTGAATGGGTCGGGAAGAGCTGTTTATTTAGCTGCCTCCTATAGCAGGTGGCAAACGGATAATCCAGGTAAAGCCACTGCAAAGTGGAGAGGGAGGGATGGACCAAGGTGCGGGGGGAAGGGAGGAGGATGGAGCGGCCTTTGCTTGGACGGGTAGGGCTAATTCTGGCCTCCTAATCCTAGTCCCCATCCACCCTCCCCCCTCTTCCTGTGGCACTAAGGAGCTGTTGACGCCCAGGTAGACATTATCGCTTACACACATAACACTTTACCTAGACAAGTTTTCAGAGAAGGGgagagggtaaaaaaaaaagcagtattTGCAGGTTAATTATCTGGATAGATACTCTGCGTGATCTGGATTGCTTACACACCTGTGTGAGTGTCACTGGAGAATGTAGCTGCAGCCTGTTAGCCAGGCCACAGGACACACAGCAACATGGGAGAAGCTCAGAAGGTAGGTGATCTGATTTGCCAGAGCAGGACATAGAAAGTCAAATGTGAGCTTATATGCATTGGTTTCTTTAGGTTGGTTATAACTCGTAGAAGATGAATCATTCAGGATATACAATTTTTTCTCACTCAGTGTTATTCTCAGTCAGAATGGATTATCCAAATTCCTCAGGTTGTCAGTTCAACTCTAATTATACCGTTACATTTGTCTCTGTGATGTGGAGTAAATCACAAGCGTCGTTATACTTACAATCAAGTGTTGAACTCTTGGTGCAAATTGTCAGCAATGTGGTGGTTCCTGCTACGCCAAATAAACTGTTGTGCAACCTTTCAGACTGATCACATTAAGCAAGGTTCTATTATATGAATGGAGCGTCTGATGCCAGCGCTTTTCTAAACGTAGCATCAGATTAATTTGTATCAGAATAGGGGTTGGGGGGGGACTGGTAGTCACAACAAAACCATGAACATGAGCTGGAAGAAAAGCTTTAACCACAAATCAGAGAGGATTTATTAGTTTACTGATAGaagtcatgtttgttttctcattagCTGTTCAAGCAGTTTCTGCTCCTTGACTCCCATTACAAGTATTAAAAAGATGCGTTGCTGTATTACAGGTGTAAACACAATTCACTCCTTGCCAtatctttttctgtctgaccTCCTGCCCCTGTCACTCACCACCTTGCAGGGCTTACTCTCTGTCATAGAGAAACTGAAAGGATCCACGGAGCAGGAGGTCAGGATAGTGCTGCTGGGTTTGGACAACGCAGGCAAGACAACACTGTTGAAAAGCCTGGCCTCGGAAGACGTGAACACCATCACACCAACGCAGGTAGGAGGAAATGATTCAGAGCTAATAACATGCAGACTGCATGGCCTACTTTCATTAAACTAggggtgggcagtcctggtcctcgAGGCCCGGTGACCTGCAACCCTTAGAtatctccctggtccaacacacctgaatccaatagctgaaccacctcctaagtgcagtcaggttctcaagagtcctgctaatgacctcattatttgacttaggtgtgttgaagtagagatacatctaaaagttgcaggacaactcgaggaccaggattgcccacccctgcgtTAAACAGTCAGACTTTTTTGTGTATGTAGTAAAAGTATGACATGGATGTCATCTTCCCATCCTTTAATTAACCTTTCATAAGAACATAAACCATGTTTTGATTTGTATCTCCCCAGCACGCTTTCTTGCCAGATATACAAGACTGAAGCcgagttctttttttcttttttttttcctttttccttatCGTTTCGCTCTGATGCAATTATCTAATCTCTAATGTCATTATCTGATGCCCTTATCTGGCTTTcccaagaaaatatttgatgtacTGCCAGGTCCTGGACCAGTGTGACAGCTCTTCAGGCAGGGAGGATGTCATCCAGTAAGACGCGGAGACAGTGGCCGTAGAAGTAAATCAGACTTGACACATCAGCCCATACTCTTGGCTTGATCCTTCTGGTCTTATCCTCAGATTTGCTCCTCGGCTGCCCCTCGGGATAACGTTGTTATACAACGTTGCCAAGTGAAACACGGGCGAGATGTTATGAAAATCAGCTGCGGATTAACTCGCCTGCTGTGTCTTTCTAAAGCACACGTCACTCTCTCACCGATGCATAACATGTTTGCAGCTAAGAACGACAAAGCAAAGGATACTTTATTAGTGATGTATATTAGGAAGCTTCCGCTCCGCTTTGCATATATTTTGAGTTATAGGCTGTGACACATTGCTTTCTGTGGTTTCTTCCAGGGCTTCAACATAAAGAGTGTGGCCTCTCATGGCATGAAACTCAATGTTTGGGACATTGGAGGACAGAGGAAGATCAGACCATTTTGGAAGAAGTATTTGGAAAACACAGACCTCTTGGTGAGCAATGTTgatttaactaatttaacccaTTCTTACGTTTCCAACAccaaacagtttttacattatTACTTACAAAGGATCATGATGTCCAAATGAAAAAGAGTACATGCTTTGTTCCTGTGTGATTTTAGGATTTATGGTAAAGCTTGCAGTTTTGTAGATATTATCATGAAAGGGCGATCCACCAGCAGTTGcagattgaaatatttcagcaatGAATGCCGCATATAACACATTCTAGTTTCTTAGAGATTGCatatttttgacaataaaattcATGGTGATACTATTGAGagaaaatacaactttttatgttttcttttttttttagatttatgttATTGATAGCGCAGACAAGAAGAGGTTTGAGGAGACGGGATTGGTGAGCTTGGAAATTCATTTTGATTCCCACCCCACAAAAAAGAAGCGTCACAGTGTTTTATCATGTTTGAccttttctgtgtatttaaaatTCCTTGTTGATTTTCAAGCAGTTTCTGCAAAACCCGAGTAAGATAATCATCTCAGTTTGCTTAGTGAGTGGCCCACTTTTGAATTGAAATCTTGAGAAACCTGAAATACAGGAAAGAATatcacaacaacaataatacaTGTATTGTCTTGTCTTAATGTATGATGTCCTCATAATTTATTGATTAGGAtgataagaaataataatttttttaaaaatctaaagtttactgttagaaaactgcagcaaaattgTTTATTGTGAGATCTTGCTACTGCATTGAATGGCGAAAGGTGGAAGATGCTGGTATCGTAATTACACCGACTTGAAAGGATCTGTTGGGTTGTTTTGAACTCTTAAAACTTACAATGACAGAACAGTTTCTGAAAGcaatatttcagtcattttctgacTACAATACTATGTCATGTCTGATTATATAAAATTAACTTGTCATTTTCATGCATACCCTGTTCTGTTTGCTATCTTATAATACAAATCCTGAGTAATCCATCATTGAAAACTGTATATTTATTCTGACAGTTCAaggtatttttgtaattatttaccaGGATGAAAGCTAACATAACTCTCATCCCTAACCAAGGAACTAAAGATAGTTATCTGTGTTTAATTTACCGCTTTGGTATTGGTGAAGTATTCTACATCAAACGTTTGACTTTGACAGTCTGCATGACTCACAAAAGCTGTTCGTGCAGGAGCTGTCCGAGCTGATCGATGAAGAAAATTTAAAGGGCGTTCCAGTGCTCATCTTCGCTAATAAGCAAGATCTGGCCACAGCGTCACCAGCCAGTGAGATTGCTGAGGGGCTCAACCTGCACACATACCGGGACCGCGAGTGGCAAATTCAGGCATGCTCGGCTGTTTCTGGGGAGGGAGTTCAGGTAAGGATCAGCAGTCACTTATTTAGTTACtcttgtcacattacaaccacaaacgtctCTTATCTCAAAACATAAAGAAGTGAATATTTGTGAAGTGGAGTTAAAATAGTACATTGTTTTCATGATTGCTCACAAATTCAAATCAGGGATCAATATCAATAGCATTGAACATACTACTGAGTTCTTTTCAACCTATCATATGAAAAAGTGAAGAATAtctgcaaaagcacaaacacaTGAAATATCGCCTAGAGCCACAGACTGGACAGGAAGGGCATTAATTAGAGAAACATTTAGGGAAGAGAGCCAAGAACACTCAATTGACTGTAAGTCGTCTATAGAAGAAGAAAGTGTTGTgctcagatgagaccaaagtaGAACTTTTTCAACATGAAACATGGGGGAGGGTGCATCATAATGTGGGGGATACTTCAGCAGAGTTTTTTAGAGGATAACAGGGCAACTCTAGAAGAAACCCTGATACTGGAAAATGAGATGAAACTTTCCT harbors:
- the arl3l1 gene encoding ADP ribosylation factor like GTPase 3, like 1, which codes for MGEAQKGLLSVIEKLKGSTEQEVRIVLLGLDNAGKTTLLKSLASEDVNTITPTQGFNIKSVASHGMKLNVWDIGGQRKIRPFWKKYLENTDLLIYVIDSADKKRFEETGLELSELIDEENLKGVPVLIFANKQDLATASPASEIAEGLNLHTYRDREWQIQACSAVSGEGVQDGMNWICNNIVNKKK